A single region of the Brassica rapa cultivar Chiifu-401-42 chromosome A03, CAAS_Brap_v3.01, whole genome shotgun sequence genome encodes:
- the LOC103858994 gene encoding D-xylose-proton symporter-like 1, producing MVFDAEKQSIVHVEQVGDLSLIGLSSVQEPLIKQKHTPENYSVLAAIPPFLFPALGTFLFGYEIGATSCATISIKSPTLSGISWYNLSSVDVGIITSGSLYGALIGSIVAFSIADIIGRRKGLITAAFLYLIGAIVTAVAPVFPVLIIGRVVYGIGVGLTMHAAPMYIAETAPSQIRGRMISLKEFSTVFGMVGGYGIGSLWVTVISGWRYMYATVIPIPVIMAIGMCWLPASPRWLLLRTLQGKGDVESFQEEAIKSLRRLRGSVVVDRAAEQVDEILAELSSVGEDKEATICELFQGKCLKALTIAGGLVLFQQITGQPSVLYYAPSILQTAGFSAATDATRISILLGLLKLAMTGVAIIVIDKLGRRPLLLGGVSGMVLSLFLMGSYYIFYNNVPAVAVAALLLYVGCYQLSFGPISWLMMSEIFPLKLRGRGISIAVLVNFGTNALVTFAFSPLKELLGAGILFCVFGVICVLSLFFIYFIVPETKGLTLEEIEAKCL from the exons GTTGGTGATTTATCTTTAATTGGGCTTAGCTCAGTACAAGAACCTCTGATAAAGCAGAAGCACACCCCAGAAAACTACTCTGTTCTTGCAGCCATTCCCCC GTTTCTCTTCCCAGCTCTTGGAACATTTCTTTTTGGCTATGAGATTGGTGCAACGTCTTGTGCTACCATTTCTATTAAG TCGCCTACGCTAAGTGGAATCTCATGGTACAACTTGTCTTCAGTTGATGTTGGTATCATT ACTAGTGGCTCATTGTATGGTGCCTTGATTGGATCCATTGTGGCATTTAGTATTGCTGACATTATAG GAAGAAGAAAAGGTTTGATTACTGCTGCATTCTTATACCTTATTGGAGCAATTGTTACTGCAGTGGCACCTGTCTTTCCTGTCCTGATAATTGGACGGGTTGTGTATGGCATTGGAGTTGGACTG ACAATGCATGCGGCTCCAATGTACATTGCTGAGACTGCACCTAGCCAGATACGTGGACGTATGATATCACTAAAGGAATTCTCCACCGTCTTTGGGATGGTT GGAGGATATGGAATCGGTAGCCTCTGGGTTACGGTTATTTCTGGTTGGCGTTACATGTATGCAACAGTTATTCCTATACCAGTTATTATGGCAATTGGAATGTGTTGGCTACCAGCATCTCCTAGGTGGCTTTTACTGCGCACTCTCCAGGGAAAAGGAGATGTGGAGAGCTTTCAAGAGGAAGCAATCAAGTCTCTTCGCCGCCTTAGAGGGTCTGTAGTAGTTGACAGAGCAGCTGAACAAGTAGACGAGATCTTGGCTGAACTTTCCTCTGTGGGTGAGGATAAAGAAGCTACAATTTGTGAACTGTTTCAAGGCAAATGCTTAAAAGCTCTCACTATAGCAGGAGGTTTAGTCTTGTTCCAGCAG ATAACTGGACAGCCAAGTGTACTTTATTATGCACCATCTATACTACAG ACTGCTGGCTTCTCTGCTGCAACTGATGCAACTCGGATCTCGATTCTGCTCGGTCTGTTGAAG TTGGCTATGACTGGAGTTGCTATTATAGTGATCGACAAACTTGGAAGGAGGCCTTTACTTCTTGGTGGTGTTAGTGGCATG GTGCTCTCATTGTTCCTCATGGGGTCATActacatattttataataatgtaCCAGCTGTTGCTGTGGCTGCATTGCTACTCTATGTGGGCTGCTATCAG TTATCCTTTGGCCCTATTAGTTGGTTGATGATGTCAGAGATATTTCCCTTAAAATTAAGAGGCAGAGGAATCAGCATAGCAGTGCTTGTGAATTTTGGTACAAACGCACTTGTGACATTCGCTTTCTCACCTCTGAAG GAGCTGTTAGGAGCTGGAATCCTGTTCTGCGTATTTGGAGTGATATGTGTACTATCTCTCTTTTTCATATACTTCATTGTGCCTGAGACAAAGGGTCTCACTCTTGAAGAAATTGAAGCCAAATGTCTCTAA